In one Bacillus sp. PK3_68 genomic region, the following are encoded:
- a CDS encoding NADH:flavin oxidoreductase has translation MRDTQLLFETVTVGNITLDNRVGVAPMTRTSATSEGLATEQMLSYYTSFARGGFGLIITEGIYPDEQYSQGYLNQPGIANGEQAQAWKRVVNSVHQAGAKIVAQLMHAGALSQGNRFVKETIGPSVVQPKGEQMEFYGGKGPFQTPREATKKEITEVIHGFVNAAKRAKEAGFDGVEIHGANGYILDQFLTDYTNERTDEYGGSTENRVRLLTEVSKSVREAVGQDFTVGIRISQGKVNDYEHKWAGKEKDAEIIFGQLGQAGLDFIHVTEYEAWQPAFPEGEGTVATDSAFGDGGPSLAALAKKYGNVPVIANGHLEDPEKAKEIIEKGEADVITLGKGALANHDWVNKVKNGEPLAKFNPEKVLSPDAKIKDFEA, from the coding sequence TTGAGAGACACCCAGTTATTATTTGAAACAGTAACGGTAGGCAACATCACACTAGATAACAGGGTAGGAGTGGCCCCGATGACGCGTACAAGTGCCACCTCCGAAGGACTGGCAACTGAGCAAATGCTCTCCTATTACACATCATTTGCCCGCGGCGGCTTTGGGCTCATTATTACGGAGGGCATTTATCCGGATGAACAGTATAGTCAAGGGTACTTAAACCAGCCGGGCATTGCTAACGGCGAACAAGCACAAGCATGGAAGAGAGTAGTAAACTCTGTCCACCAAGCGGGCGCAAAAATAGTTGCCCAGCTGATGCATGCGGGCGCCCTTTCTCAAGGAAACCGTTTTGTAAAGGAAACCATCGGACCTTCTGTTGTTCAGCCAAAAGGAGAGCAAATGGAGTTTTACGGAGGAAAAGGTCCGTTCCAAACACCGAGAGAAGCAACAAAGAAAGAGATAACAGAAGTCATCCATGGATTTGTGAATGCGGCTAAACGCGCCAAAGAGGCGGGATTCGATGGTGTAGAAATTCACGGGGCAAATGGGTATATACTCGATCAATTCCTGACGGATTATACAAATGAGCGCACAGATGAGTACGGCGGCTCTACTGAAAATAGGGTACGTTTATTAACGGAAGTATCAAAAAGTGTCCGGGAGGCGGTTGGACAAGATTTTACGGTTGGCATTCGCATCTCCCAAGGAAAAGTGAATGATTATGAGCATAAGTGGGCAGGAAAAGAAAAAGATGCAGAGATTATTTTTGGACAGTTAGGTCAGGCTGGTCTCGACTTTATCCATGTGACGGAGTATGAAGCATGGCAGCCCGCATTTCCAGAAGGAGAGGGGACCGTTGCTACTGATTCAGCCTTTGGTGATGGTGGTCCCTCCTTAGCAGCCTTAGCAAAAAAGTATGGCAACGTTCCGGTTATCGCTAACGGCCATTTAGAAGATCCCGAAAAAGCAAAGGAAATCATTGAAAAAGGCGAGGCCGACGTTATTACCTTAGGAAAGGGCGCTCTTGCCAATCATGACTGGGTCAATAAAGTAAAAAATGGCGAGCCGTTAGCAAAGTTTAATCCGGAAAAGGTATTAAGCCCGGATGCTAAGATAAAAGATTTTGAAGCCTAA
- a CDS encoding DUF3900 domain-containing protein, producing MDFKIHYLSFFLIRVDDKEENKRAQHFRTLNEEEYESSPLRDFLDGEFTKIVKRKAERHPKAEQVPTKIGFFTAEPGHDLTSNPNYNLFAKARAAFSLLEFQEASEQFATLYTQTSAARGGVFIVAKAQLRKYFDDAFIFVLKCDFEPKVASISDASSLIEHVELAITTKNMKSIQYPYMPEEGMIEEGELKIHQASHARYFEDFLKYVGYEQSMPEIVKTQVMDFVRETVIEDLEDESPERAKFEEAMEIWAESPKRELQERFSTEEIVEAASRMVEHTPDLELKMKLDHMGVKAMLSDFGESVHLAKIGDRYVVLMEADSVIFEKGFSPIEFHKPEELDEVVERIREKHGSFSR from the coding sequence ATGGATTTTAAAATACACTACTTATCTTTCTTTTTAATCCGGGTGGATGACAAAGAAGAAAACAAGCGGGCGCAGCACTTTCGTACATTGAATGAAGAAGAATATGAAAGCAGCCCGCTCAGGGACTTTCTTGACGGAGAATTTACGAAAATCGTCAAACGCAAGGCCGAGCGTCATCCGAAAGCCGAACAAGTTCCTACCAAAATTGGCTTTTTCACAGCGGAACCGGGCCATGACTTAACATCAAACCCGAACTACAACCTTTTTGCCAAAGCCCGGGCCGCTTTTTCCTTGTTAGAGTTTCAAGAAGCGAGTGAACAATTCGCCACGCTTTACACACAAACAAGTGCCGCCCGCGGCGGTGTCTTCATCGTCGCCAAAGCACAGCTAAGAAAATATTTCGATGATGCCTTTATCTTCGTATTAAAATGCGATTTTGAACCGAAGGTGGCCTCGATCTCCGACGCCTCCTCCCTCATCGAGCACGTCGAGCTGGCGATTACAACGAAAAATATGAAATCGATCCAATATCCCTACATGCCCGAAGAAGGAATGATCGAAGAAGGCGAACTGAAAATCCATCAGGCTTCCCACGCCCGCTACTTTGAGGATTTCTTAAAATACGTCGGCTACGAACAATCGATGCCTGAAATCGTGAAAACACAAGTCATGGATTTCGTAAGGGAAACGGTCATTGAAGACTTGGAAGATGAAAGTCCTGAACGTGCGAAGTTTGAAGAAGCGATGGAAATTTGGGCAGAGAGTCCGAAACGGGAACTGCAAGAGCGGTTTTCAACAGAAGAGATTGTCGAAGCCGCCAGCCGCATGGTCGAGCATACACCTGACTTGGAGCTGAAGATGAAGCTCGACCATATGGGCGTCAAAGCCATGCTGTCGGACTTTGGAGAATCGGTTCATTTGGCTAAAATCGGTGACCGCTATGTCGTTCTGATGGAAGCTGATTCAGTGATCTTTGAAAAAGGCTTCTCTCCTATTGAGTTTCATAAGCCTGAGGAGTTGGATGAGGTCGTTGAGCGGATTCGGGAGAAGCATGGGAGCTTTTCAAGGTGA
- a CDS encoding PLP-dependent aminotransferase family protein, producing the protein MGTNLAKYEKVMNYIKKAISSGEWPIGSKIPSQRKLAEQLSVNRSTIVTALEELKAEGLIEGVMGKGTLVVNNTWTLLAASPPSWDEAALLSFPKTVSAPHSETDDTKEPDHLIELSKGELAQDIFPKDNMQQVMMRLAQSLEPFGYEEPKGYLPLRQAISDYMKKQGTDVSPSSILIVSGAIQGLQLISAGLLHKGSTVFLEKPSYLYSLHIFQSAGMNLSGLPMDGEGLQPASLAKKALDGPSSVLYTIPCFHNPTGILMSEERRKELLDVCAEKRLPVIEDDIYRELWIDSPPPPTLQSLDSNGHVLYIGSFSKTLTPGLRIGWIAGSEQVIDRLAEIKKQTDYGSSSLSQLVAAEWISSGLYEQHLSFVREELRKRRAAALKSLNEHMSDLAEWDVPAGGFLIWLRMKENIQLKDIYAKAYQAGISLNMGSIYTEESVQAIRLSYGYASIEEFEQGIRKLRQIILEDNK; encoded by the coding sequence ATGGGTACAAACCTGGCAAAATATGAAAAAGTGATGAATTATATAAAAAAAGCCATCTCCAGCGGCGAATGGCCAATCGGCAGTAAAATCCCGAGCCAGCGCAAACTGGCCGAACAGCTGTCGGTCAACCGTTCAACCATTGTTACAGCGCTTGAAGAGCTAAAAGCAGAAGGATTGATCGAGGGTGTCATGGGAAAAGGAACCCTCGTTGTTAACAACACATGGACTTTGCTTGCCGCAAGCCCGCCGTCCTGGGATGAAGCGGCCCTGCTCTCTTTCCCTAAAACGGTGTCTGCCCCACATTCGGAAACCGATGACACAAAGGAGCCGGACCATTTAATTGAACTGAGTAAAGGCGAGTTGGCCCAGGATATTTTTCCAAAGGATAATATGCAGCAAGTCATGATGCGGCTTGCTCAAAGTCTGGAGCCGTTCGGCTACGAAGAACCAAAAGGATACCTGCCGCTGAGACAGGCGATCAGTGATTATATGAAAAAGCAAGGAACAGACGTGTCCCCCTCCTCGATATTAATTGTATCAGGAGCGATTCAAGGACTGCAGTTAATATCGGCTGGACTTTTGCATAAAGGGTCAACCGTTTTCCTGGAAAAGCCGTCTTACCTTTACTCTCTTCATATTTTCCAGTCAGCCGGCATGAACTTATCTGGCCTGCCGATGGACGGAGAAGGATTACAGCCCGCTTCCCTTGCGAAAAAAGCACTGGACGGCCCTTCTTCCGTTCTCTATACGATTCCGTGTTTTCATAACCCTACGGGCATCTTAATGTCTGAGGAACGCCGGAAAGAACTGCTCGATGTCTGTGCGGAAAAACGGCTGCCCGTCATTGAAGATGATATTTATCGCGAGCTTTGGATTGACAGCCCGCCACCGCCGACACTCCAGTCACTTGATTCCAACGGGCATGTGCTCTATATCGGCAGCTTTTCCAAAACGCTCACGCCCGGTCTGCGCATTGGCTGGATCGCAGGATCAGAACAGGTCATTGACCGTTTAGCGGAAATAAAAAAGCAGACCGATTACGGCTCCAGCTCCCTTTCGCAGCTGGTGGCGGCTGAGTGGATTTCAAGCGGCCTGTACGAGCAGCATTTGTCCTTCGTCCGTGAAGAATTAAGAAAGCGCCGGGCGGCTGCCTTGAAATCATTGAATGAGCATATGAGCGACCTGGCTGAATGGGACGTGCCTGCCGGCGGGTTTTTAATCTGGCTGCGCATGAAAGAAAATATTCAGTTAAAAGACATTTATGCCAAAGCATATCAAGCAGGTATTTCCTTGAACATGGGAAGTATTTACACAGAGGAATCGGTTCAGGCGATCCGCCTTTCCTACGGTTACGCGTCCATTGAAGAATTTGAGCAAGGCATTAGAAAACTGCGGCAAATCATCCTTGAAGACAACAAATAG
- a CDS encoding helix-turn-helix domain-containing protein: protein MRNHKRTNDEADVANLQANMQGISRNKPEHRVEQEIIEEAYAECKTTRKAADELGITQSLLMRRIRKYGINLRG from the coding sequence ATGAGGAATCATAAAAGAACAAACGATGAAGCCGATGTCGCTAACCTTCAGGCCAATATGCAAGGCATAAGTAGGAATAAACCCGAACATCGTGTTGAACAGGAAATTATTGAAGAGGCTTATGCTGAATGTAAAACGACAAGAAAAGCAGCAGATGAACTGGGGATTACCCAATCTTTATTGATGAGACGTATTCGAAAATATGGGATAAATCTAAGGGGATAA
- a CDS encoding metal ABC transporter permease: MGFIDAVIQYGFLQKALLTSIMVGIICGVVGCFIILRGMALMGDAISHAVLPGVAIAYMLGINFFIGAVVSGVVTAVAIGFVSQNSRIKNDISIGIMFTFAFALGIVLITLMKSSTDLYHILFGNVLAVRPSDMWITLGIGIFVLASIYLFYKELLVTSFDPTMGAAYGLPIKGIHYFLMTLLTMVTVASLQTVGIVLVVAMLITPAATAYLLTDRLWIMLYLSAGLGVISSVVGLYFSFTYNLASGATIVLVATVLFLSAFTFSPKRGVLWRFIKARRKKVSLI; encoded by the coding sequence ATGGGATTTATTGATGCTGTTATTCAATACGGTTTTTTGCAAAAAGCTTTGTTAACTTCGATTATGGTCGGAATCATTTGTGGAGTTGTCGGATGCTTTATCATTCTAAGAGGCATGGCGTTAATGGGGGATGCGATTTCCCACGCTGTTCTTCCCGGAGTGGCCATCGCCTATATGCTTGGCATTAACTTTTTTATCGGTGCCGTTGTTTCAGGAGTGGTGACGGCTGTGGCGATTGGGTTTGTCAGCCAGAATAGCCGCATTAAGAATGATATTTCCATCGGTATTATGTTCACGTTTGCTTTTGCCTTGGGGATCGTCCTGATTACGTTGATGAAGAGCAGCACAGACCTTTATCATATATTGTTCGGCAATGTTTTGGCTGTTCGTCCATCCGATATGTGGATCACGCTTGGAATCGGCATTTTCGTTCTTGCGTCTATCTATTTATTTTACAAGGAACTGCTTGTTACTTCCTTCGATCCGACAATGGGGGCAGCTTATGGATTGCCAATCAAAGGTATTCACTATTTCCTGATGACACTGTTAACAATGGTCACTGTTGCTTCCCTGCAAACGGTAGGCATCGTGCTTGTCGTAGCTATGCTGATCACACCAGCGGCCACAGCTTACTTATTAACCGATCGCTTGTGGATCATGCTTTACTTGTCGGCAGGGCTCGGGGTGATTTCGTCTGTTGTAGGATTGTATTTCAGCTTTACTTATAACTTAGCTTCTGGTGCAACGATTGTATTAGTCGCCACTGTGCTGTTTTTATCAGCATTCACTTTTTCACCAAAGCGGGGTGTGTTATGGCGGTTTATTAAAGCAAGAAGAAAGAAAGTATCTTTAATCTAG
- the ytvI gene encoding sporulation integral membrane protein YtvI — translation MIKRWIITIALIIITIYLIPYSLPFLLALITAILLENSVKWFMMRFKWPRFRAVLATFLLYVLFIALFIWFIVKLVIDQAVTLAEKGPSFANDFYKESLKGFFDQSQRYFKSLPVDAFQSFEKTIENTLQSVTNMLQGIVEWLFGLAAAIPGFLIEFLVYLIAVFLFSLELSRLRIKAERHLRESTKEKLYLITAQLNRAGIGFIKAQIFLSIVTFFMSFVGLAILKVPYALLLSILIVFVDILPILGTGSVLVPWAIICFFQENQFLGFGLIVLFIVITVVRRILEPKVFSSNMGISPLAALISLFIGFKLLGFIGFFVGPAIVIIYDTLREAGIIKSRWKI, via the coding sequence ATGATAAAGAGATGGATTATTACAATCGCACTAATAATCATAACAATCTATTTAATTCCCTATTCACTGCCTTTTTTGCTGGCATTGATCACGGCCATCCTGCTGGAGAATTCCGTTAAATGGTTTATGATGCGTTTTAAATGGCCGCGTTTTCGGGCAGTGCTTGCCACCTTTCTGCTCTATGTCCTGTTTATTGCCTTGTTCATCTGGTTCATTGTGAAGCTGGTCATCGATCAGGCAGTCACACTTGCGGAGAAGGGGCCATCCTTTGCTAATGACTTTTACAAAGAGTCACTGAAGGGCTTTTTCGATCAGTCGCAACGGTATTTTAAATCACTGCCGGTTGATGCGTTCCAATCCTTTGAAAAAACCATCGAAAACACGTTGCAGTCAGTGACAAATATGCTGCAGGGAATCGTTGAATGGCTGTTTGGACTGGCCGCAGCGATACCGGGATTTTTAATTGAGTTTCTAGTATACTTAATTGCCGTCTTTTTGTTCAGCCTGGAGCTGTCACGATTGCGAATTAAAGCGGAGAGGCATTTGAGAGAGAGCACGAAGGAGAAGCTTTATTTAATTACTGCGCAGTTAAATCGCGCCGGAATTGGTTTTATTAAAGCGCAAATTTTCCTGAGCATTGTCACCTTTTTCATGTCATTTGTTGGACTAGCCATTTTAAAAGTGCCGTATGCGCTGCTCTTGTCCATATTAATCGTTTTTGTTGATATTCTTCCGATCTTAGGGACGGGATCTGTGCTCGTGCCGTGGGCCATCATCTGTTTTTTCCAGGAAAATCAATTTCTTGGCTTTGGATTGATTGTGCTGTTTATCGTTATCACTGTTGTCCGGCGGATATTGGAGCCAAAGGTGTTTTCAAGCAACATGGGCATTTCGCCATTAGCTGCTTTAATCAGCTTGTTTATTGGATTTAAGCTGCTTGGCTTTATCGGATTTTTCGTGGGGCCGGCTATCGTGATTATATACGATACATTAAGAGAAGCGGGCATCATTAAAAGCAGATGGAAAATTTAA
- a CDS encoding DsbA family oxidoreductase — translation MIIKIKVYSDYVCPFCFLAEKPLKEAIKGKDVEVEWMPFELRPYPNETLKPEGDYLQSTWKQSVYPLAERMGISIVLPSISPQPYTHLAFEGYQYAKEKGKGNEYNDRMLRAFFQEEQDIGDIDVLTKVAGEIGLNESEYRTALERRTYKEAHQKALTHAYEEVNITAVPTFVIGNTTIGGIRSKETLEQVINEEIQKKKAAISIEGMSCDMDGC, via the coding sequence ATGATTATAAAGATTAAGGTATATTCAGATTATGTATGTCCTTTTTGTTTCTTGGCAGAAAAACCGTTAAAAGAAGCGATCAAAGGGAAGGATGTAGAAGTAGAATGGATGCCTTTCGAGCTGCGTCCTTATCCAAATGAAACGTTAAAGCCTGAGGGAGATTATTTGCAAAGTACCTGGAAGCAATCGGTCTATCCGTTGGCTGAGCGTATGGGAATTTCTATCGTCTTGCCAAGCATATCACCACAGCCATACACACATCTGGCGTTTGAAGGATATCAATATGCAAAAGAGAAAGGAAAGGGCAACGAGTATAATGATCGGATGCTTCGTGCCTTTTTTCAAGAAGAACAAGATATTGGGGACATTGATGTGCTAACAAAAGTAGCTGGAGAAATTGGGCTTAATGAGTCGGAGTATCGGACAGCCTTGGAGAGAAGAACCTATAAAGAAGCACACCAAAAGGCGCTAACACATGCCTATGAAGAAGTGAACATTACGGCCGTGCCAACATTCGTCATTGGGAACACGACTATCGGAGGAATACGATCTAAAGAAACGCTTGAGCAAGTTATAAATGAAGAGATTCAAAAGAAAAAAGCAGCTATTTCAATCGAAGGCATGTCTTGTGATATGGATGGGTGTTAA
- the msrA gene encoding peptide-methionine (S)-S-oxide reductase MsrA codes for MNKKLEKATFAGGCFWCMVKPFDQWEGVYKVISGYTGGQTSNPTYEQVKSGTTGHLEAVEITYDPSIISYQTMLDLYWPQIDPTDDGGQFQDRGDSYRTAIFYHTPEQKELAEASKQEIEESGRFQKPIVTRILPAAPFYPAEDYHQDFYKKNPDEYQADRAQSGRDEFIEEHWTEEDSKQ; via the coding sequence ATGAATAAAAAATTAGAGAAAGCCACATTTGCCGGGGGATGCTTCTGGTGCATGGTGAAGCCATTTGACCAGTGGGAGGGTGTCTATAAAGTTATTTCCGGTTATACGGGCGGTCAAACATCCAATCCAACCTATGAACAGGTAAAAAGCGGGACAACCGGCCATTTAGAGGCGGTTGAAATCACATATGACCCGTCTATTATTTCTTATCAAACCATGTTGGATCTGTACTGGCCGCAAATTGATCCGACAGATGATGGCGGGCAGTTTCAGGACCGCGGCGATTCTTATCGCACCGCTATTTTTTATCATACACCGGAGCAAAAAGAGCTGGCGGAGGCCTCCAAGCAAGAAATTGAGGAAAGCGGAAGATTTCAAAAGCCGATCGTTACCCGCATCCTGCCTGCGGCCCCGTTTTACCCGGCGGAGGACTATCATCAGGATTTTTATAAGAAAAACCCGGATGAATATCAAGCAGACCGCGCGCAATCAGGGCGCGATGAATTTATTGAAGAACACTGGACAGAAGAAGATAGTAAGCAATGA
- a CDS encoding C40 family peptidase — MRKKSFKYTASLAILATFIQTTTVFASPVTEGQINKTKGQIQSTQLQIDNLDTKIQQLDDKISVSMDKSSKLDSEIKTQQEKIKKTKAEIKEAQKTFDAHQAVYSERLRSIQKQGQKPLLTYAEVLVSSQNLSDFFSRATAVSSILQSDSDLMTGLKEKGQELTDTKEKLDKQMKSLKRKQDELASEQVMIEKNKKEVQKQLADSKNTLEAQQSQLVQQQTQLREQEQARLKAQQEAQRQEQQARLKEQQQAQLHEQQAKLREQQEARLSEQQDQSGEQQPAQKSPTAFKTPKVQTALTDDDSNLTTSSDKVEKVIEYAKKYMGVPYVWGGTTPKGFDCSGFTSYVFRNTAGIELPRISRDQQDVGKRIPTNQVQPGDLVFRGNPAYHVGIYIGGGNIYTPHIQGM; from the coding sequence TTGAGGAAGAAGTCATTTAAATATACAGCATCCCTGGCTATATTAGCCACTTTTATACAAACAACAACTGTCTTTGCAAGTCCAGTAACAGAGGGGCAAATTAATAAAACCAAAGGACAGATTCAGTCTACACAGCTTCAAATTGATAATTTGGATACAAAGATTCAACAACTGGACGACAAAATCAGTGTATCAATGGATAAAAGTTCAAAACTTGATTCAGAGATAAAAACACAGCAAGAAAAAATTAAAAAAACAAAAGCAGAAATCAAAGAAGCCCAAAAAACGTTTGATGCTCATCAAGCTGTCTATTCTGAACGATTGAGAAGTATCCAAAAGCAAGGGCAAAAACCACTTCTCACTTATGCAGAGGTTTTAGTTTCTTCTCAAAATCTATCAGATTTTTTTAGCCGGGCTACCGCTGTTTCATCTATTCTTCAGAGTGATTCAGACTTAATGACTGGCTTAAAAGAAAAAGGACAAGAATTAACAGATACAAAAGAGAAATTAGATAAGCAAATGAAGAGTTTAAAACGTAAACAAGACGAATTGGCTTCTGAACAAGTAATGATTGAAAAAAATAAAAAAGAAGTCCAAAAACAATTGGCTGATTCAAAAAACACCTTAGAAGCACAACAAAGTCAACTTGTTCAACAACAAACCCAATTACGGGAACAAGAGCAAGCTCGATTAAAAGCTCAACAAGAGGCTCAACGTCAGGAGCAACAAGCTCGGCTAAAAGAACAACAACAAGCTCAACTTCACGAACAACAAGCGAAGTTAAGAGAGCAACAAGAGGCTCGACTCAGTGAACAACAAGATCAATCAGGAGAACAACAACCAGCTCAAAAATCACCAACAGCCTTTAAAACACCAAAAGTTCAAACAGCCCTTACTGATGATGACTCTAACCTAACAACTTCTTCGGATAAAGTTGAAAAAGTTATTGAGTATGCTAAGAAATATATGGGAGTTCCTTATGTATGGGGTGGAACCACGCCAAAAGGATTTGATTGCTCTGGATTTACTTCCTATGTTTTTAGAAACACCGCTGGAATCGAGCTTCCAAGGATATCAAGAGATCAACAGGATGTTGGGAAAAGAATTCCAACCAATCAAGTACAACCGGGAGATTTAGTGTTTAGAGGTAACCCTGCCTACCATGTGGGTATTTATATTGGAGGGGGAAATATATACACGCCCCACATACAGGGGATGTAG
- a CDS encoding PH domain-containing protein yields MSKIKVEITIMGEYSTFDGLVSEAEKLPKTSREHYRKVLDLIKKEAKDEKFYFLSTGAFKNTTFGYLFFTDTKVILIEVKPPFGKLKTHVYEYKNYNEVDYDMMKALGITNNMIYLNKSGLFGSKKDRVTHISSPNFMEIYEFVKMHIINL; encoded by the coding sequence GTGAGTAAGATAAAAGTAGAAATTACAATTATGGGAGAATACTCTACATTTGATGGATTAGTCAGCGAAGCGGAGAAGCTCCCTAAAACAAGCAGGGAGCATTATAGGAAAGTACTTGATTTGATTAAGAAAGAAGCGAAGGACGAGAAGTTTTACTTCCTTTCCACAGGAGCATTCAAAAACACAACCTTCGGATACTTATTCTTTACGGATACAAAGGTGATCCTCATTGAAGTGAAACCACCATTTGGTAAGTTAAAGACTCATGTATATGAGTATAAGAACTATAACGAAGTGGACTACGATATGATGAAGGCTCTGGGTATTACCAACAATATGATCTACCTTAACAAATCAGGATTATTTGGCAGCAAAAAAGATAGAGTCACACATATCTCTTCGCCAAACTTCATGGAAATATATGAATTTGTGAAAATGCACATTATAAATTTATGA
- a CDS encoding serine hydrolase domain-containing protein, with the protein MKKTIVFVLTIFILFSGFTTQSYALSDSKSVAIQALLDDACRTSGVPGMSISILADGEVFYFSSGYADLEKGLSASENTLYELASVSKAFTGMGILLLEEQGLLSMTDPIQKYLPWFTLKYQGKPVDMQNLTLNNFLHHTSGLTNIRHIQNIPQGNTPDMLQKTVKTLVDAELAFSPGEQYNYGTVNYDVLGLVIEIVSRQSYEDFMKEQVFLPLGLHQTYVYKEDAQATEQLAQGYRSSFFITTPFNAPDYAGNKPAGYIISNTKDMARWMGIQMGIVQDIPEIFHRVIEKSHRGDMSVSAVNDMYYAAGWLVNAEQTFIEHTGGNPNFSTEVAILPNERTAICLLSNGANTNINLVLKVKNILNGNLTQSYEISGTQLLDIILSSTTIILCLLAVLLFLLGLRKRKTNEQLPMTKKRTIVTIIFLIATIAQCIMFFAFDWSTILIWQTYSVLTALISSTLLTASITWFVYTHRLDAPVRK; encoded by the coding sequence ATGAAAAAGACTATTGTTTTTGTATTAACGATATTTATATTATTCTCAGGATTCACAACACAAAGTTATGCGTTGTCAGATTCGAAATCTGTGGCAATACAAGCATTGCTAGATGATGCCTGTCGTACATCAGGTGTGCCTGGAATGTCAATCTCAATACTTGCTGATGGTGAAGTGTTCTACTTTTCTTCTGGGTATGCAGATCTTGAAAAGGGGTTGTCTGCAAGTGAAAATACACTCTATGAGTTGGCTTCTGTGAGTAAAGCTTTTACTGGTATGGGGATTTTGCTATTGGAAGAGCAAGGGCTGCTATCAATGACTGACCCTATCCAAAAATATTTACCTTGGTTTACGTTAAAGTATCAAGGTAAACCTGTTGATATGCAAAACCTTACATTAAATAACTTTCTTCACCATACCAGCGGCCTAACAAATATTAGACATATTCAAAATATTCCACAAGGTAATACGCCTGATATGTTGCAAAAGACTGTGAAAACGCTGGTAGATGCAGAATTGGCGTTCTCTCCCGGTGAACAATATAACTATGGAACCGTTAATTATGACGTATTGGGTTTGGTTATTGAGATTGTATCACGACAAAGCTATGAAGACTTTATGAAGGAACAGGTATTTCTACCCTTAGGTCTTCACCAGACGTATGTTTATAAAGAAGATGCTCAAGCCACTGAACAGTTAGCACAGGGCTACCGTTCTTCCTTTTTTATAACAACTCCATTTAACGCTCCGGATTATGCTGGGAATAAACCTGCCGGCTATATCATTTCTAATACAAAAGATATGGCGCGTTGGATGGGCATACAGATGGGTATCGTGCAGGACATACCCGAAATATTTCACAGGGTTATCGAAAAATCACATAGGGGTGATATGTCTGTTTCGGCTGTCAATGATATGTATTATGCGGCAGGTTGGTTGGTAAACGCCGAACAAACGTTTATAGAACACACTGGGGGTAATCCAAATTTTAGTACCGAAGTAGCCATACTGCCAAATGAAAGAACAGCCATCTGCTTACTGAGCAACGGCGCAAATACCAATATAAACCTGGTACTAAAAGTTAAAAATATATTAAACGGCAATCTAACTCAGTCATATGAGATAAGCGGCACACAGCTTTTGGACATCATTTTGTCGTCTACCACAATTATTCTTTGCCTATTGGCCGTTCTGTTATTTCTCTTAGGATTAAGAAAAAGGAAAACGAATGAGCAGCTGCCAATGACAAAAAAGAGAACAATCGTAACAATTATTTTCCTAATCGCTACGATTGCCCAGTGTATAATGTTTTTTGCCTTCGATTGGTCAACGATACTTATTTGGCAAACATATAGTGTTCTTACAGCTTTAATTTCGTCAACATTATTAACAGCAAGCATTACTTGGTTTGTATATACTCATCGATTAGATGCCCCGGTCCGAAAATAG
- a CDS encoding SDR family NAD(P)-dependent oxidoreductase, with product MTVNVAYQHFLAKNAGHLFGLSSVGALMANPVAPLYNASKTFVSNYLMNIRKKLKMQQENVFATDVKCRFIDTEMAKGEPDKLFWAASPEEAALQIYHSIKKKTVYGTKRWRFIAWALKILSLSN from the coding sequence ATGACAGTGAACGTGGCATATCAGCATTTTCTAGCGAAAAATGCAGGTCATTTATTCGGCCTATCATCGGTTGGAGCATTAATGGCTAATCCGGTTGCTCCTTTATACAATGCCTCAAAAACTTTCGTATCCAACTACTTGATGAACATCCGAAAAAAACTAAAAATGCAACAGGAAAACGTGTTTGCCACGGACGTTAAATGCAGATTCATTGATACGGAAATGGCTAAAGGCGAACCTGATAAACTGTTTTGGGCAGCATCTCCAGAAGAGGCTGCTTTGCAAATATATCATAGTATCAAAAAGAAGACAGTATATGGAACTAAACGATGGCGGTTTATTGCTTGGGCGTTAAAAATTCTTTCTTTATCCAATTAA